One genomic segment of Pongo abelii isolate AG06213 chromosome 13, NHGRI_mPonAbe1-v2.0_pri, whole genome shotgun sequence includes these proteins:
- the PPP1R26 gene encoding protein phosphatase 1 regulatory subunit 26, whose protein sequence is MFLMNASPVVALQSKWEAFGPPGSCRFPRCFSEADEGVESASVSARVQMLISTLQRDGAARGTSDERAAQRGHRAEGCHDAKPAAKPTVHKEPPASAACGLVADFDPMGEEETADFGPLVLDSDSDDSVDRDIEEAIQEYLKAKSGAAQPGAGGAQPGASQPSRAAGGGSRCKPEPAHGSAPTALCPPKLVSGSGGGPGSQVGSSEDQGSASPVSVSSDDSFEQSIRAEIEQFLNEKRQHETQKCDGSVEKKPDTNENSAKSLSKSHQEPPTKVVHRQGLMGVQKEFAFRKPPRSVKMNVQPRSLRSKVTTTQENEGSTKPATPCRPSEAAQNKGGIKRSTSAARRGKRVTSAAQAPEASDSSSDDGIEEAIQLYQLQKTRKEADGDPPQRVQFREERAPDPPAHSTSSATKSALPETHRKTPSKKKPVATKTTDPGTGGLDTDHSPKLLKETKAPPPASPASRSEFVERSSCRADTSAELMCAEAILDISKTILPAPVEGSDGSLSASPLFYSPNVPSRSDGDSSSVDSDDSIEQEIRTFLALKAQSGSLLARGESCPQAAQGPLLPPGLNSQTGSHKAPLSKTPDPLLGCKRKRRGGGRVRPSTPKKTREVVKDGGQDADHSQGRAEPGHEGRDLPIQGKASEAPGGEGTARGPGDTRMSQGQSKTDEARHLDEKESSEDKSSSLDSDEDLDTAIKDLLRSKRKLKKRCREPRAACRKKVRFSTAQTHFLEQLGGLRRDWKDRGPPVLKSCLSKSKRDSGEGPGKKPPSVFGGTAERTKQEGAGSQDAALAFRVRRPASASASTSASEENPFPRESHGPAPSPGSLSDDSSSVDSDDSIELEIRKFLAEKAKESVSSSEVQAEGPTALGTGGPARPEVLCRKEPAPPPGVCTRSQRARGVPHLAEGLRGTESAGAQGTAGLFSQGGKGLPAAPARGDPAPPRSNSGGVSAKGLSVSRRNVYIHKDQSPRGAEPAARSAFGQLPSCATVGTEAGGARGTFHMGCGSPSFLTPSPGAERDAAAQADRAPPWSDFAHQSRLPSPWVLRSEGRDAVWRGGVGSERDKGSEGPARGLPSLPLAGFSPLLSTQLFHFGKGVSWGGRQAGLFSPHLGLPLQGPSFSAFREAQAGPSPVFGSPHLLAKKDGGPWPSRKAQTGLSLHDRRSSGSEESILDLRYRRRAINRDDQEQDALGSDASDFSDTSTEDSGGSSVVKV, encoded by the coding sequence ATGTTTCTCATGAACGCTTCTCCAGTGGTTGCTCTCCAGTCCAAATGGGAGGCCTTTGGCCCGCCAGGGAGCTGTAGGTTCCCCAGGTGCTTCTCGGAGGCTGACGAGGGCGTGGAGAGCGCGTCGGTGAGCGCCCGGGTGCAGATGCTCATCAGCACTCTGCAGCGCGACGGGGCTGCTCGGGGCACCAGCGATGAGCGCGCTGCGCAGAGGGGCCACAGGGCAGAGGGATGCCACGACGCCAAGCCGGCTGCCAAGCCCACCGTGCACAAGGAGCCACCTGCATCAGCTGCCTGTGGTCTCGTTGCTGACTTTGACCCCATGGGGGAGGAGGAAACTGCAGACTTTGGCCCGTTGGTGCTAGATTCAGACAGTGATGATTCCGTGGACAGGGACATTGAGGAGGCCATCCAGGAGTACCTGAAGGCAAAGAGTGGAGCCGCACAGCCTGGGGCCGGCGGGGCCCAGCCAGGCGCCTCCCAGCCTTCCAGGGCCGCAGGCGGAGGCAGTAGATGTAAGCCGGAACCGGCTCACGGCAGTGCCCCGACTGCCCTGTGTCCCCCAAAACTTGTATCTGGATCAGGTGGTGGCCCTGGCAGCCAGGTGGGATCCAGCGAGGACCAGGGCTCCGCCTCCCCGGTCAGTGTGAGCAGCGATGATTCCTTCGAGCAGAGCATCAGGGCGGAAATAGAACAGTTTCTGAATGAGAAGAGACAGCATGAGACCCAAAAATGTGATGGGTCAGTGGAGAAGAAACCGGACACAAATGAAAATTCGGCCAAGTCACTCTCGAAATCCCACCAAGAGCCGCCTACGAAGGTGGTGCATCGGCAAGGCCTGATGGGCGTCCAGAAGGAGTTCGCCTTCCGCAAACCTCCCCGGTCAGTGAAGATGAACGTGCAGCCCAGAAGCCTCAGGTCCAAGGTCACAACCACGCAGGAGAACGAGGGCAGCACAAAGCCAGCAACCCCCTGCCGCCCTTCAGAAGCAGCACAGAATAAAGGTGGGATCAAAAGGAGCACCAGCGCCGCAAGGAGGGGAAAGCGAGTCACGAGCGCAGCACAGGCGCCCGAGGCGTCCGACTCCAGCAGCGACGACGGCATTGAGGAGGCCATCCAGCTGTACCAGCTGCAGAAAACACGCAAGGAGGCCGACGGGGACCCGCCCCAGAGGGTCCAGTTCCGAGAGGAGAGAGCGCCTGACCCTCCCGCACACAGCACAAGCAGCGCCACAAAAAGTGCCTTGCCCGAGACCCACAGGAAAACACCCAGCAAGAAGAAGCCAGTGGCCACTAAGACCACGGACCCTGGTACAGGGGGCCTGGACACTGACCATTCCCCCAAGCTGCTGAAGGAAACCAAAGCTCCACCTCCAGCGAGCCCTGCTTCCAGGAGTGAGTTTGTGGAACGGTCCTCGTGCCGGGCAGACACGTCTGCTGAGCTGATGTGCGCAGAAGCAATCCTGGACATCTCCAAGACGATCCTGCCGGCCCCTGTGGAGGGCAGTGACGGGTCCCTGTCCGCAAGCCCACTCTTCTACTCCCCGAACGTGCCTTCCCGCTCTGACGGCGACAGTAGCTCCGTGGACAGCGATGACAGCATTGAGCAGGAAATCCGGACGTTTTTGGCCCTCAAGGCGCAGTCAGGGAGTTTGCTGGCCAGAGGTGAGAGCTGCCCGCAGGCTGCCCAGGGTCCACTCTTGCCGCCTGGCCTCAACAGCCAGACCGGCAGCCACAAGGCCCCTCTCTCTAAAACACCGGACCCACTGCTGGGCTGCAAAAGGAAACGTAGAGGTGGTGGCCGTGTGAGGCCATCCACGCCCAAGAAAACGCGGGAGGTGGTGAAAGACGGTGGCCAGGATGCCGACCACAGCCAGGGGAGAGCTGAGCCCGGCCATGAGGGGCGAGACCTGCCCATCCAGGGCAAAGCCAGCGAGGCCCCGGGAGGGGAGGGCACCGCCAGGGGGCCTGGTGACACTCGCATGTCACAGGGCCAGAGTAAGACAGACGAGGCGAGGCACCTAGACGAGAAGGAGAGCTCCGAAGACAAAAGCAGCTCCCTGGACAGTGACGAGGACCTGGACACAGCCATCAAGGACTTGTTAAGGTCCAAGCGAAAGCTCAAGAAGAGGTGCAGGGAGCCCAGGGCTGCGTGCAGGAAGAAGGTGAGGTTCAGCACGGCTCAGACACACTTCTTGGAGCAGCTGGGCGGGCTCCGGAGAGACTGGAAAGACAGAGGCCCGCCGGTGCTGAAGAGCTGCCTCTCCAAGTCCAAGAGAGACAGTGGCGAGGGTCCCGGGAAGAAACCCCCCAGTGTCTTTGGCGGCACGGCAGAGAGGACGAAGCAGGAGGGCGCCGGGAGCCAGGACGCGGCCCTGGCCTTCCGGGTGAGGAGACCCGCCTCTGCCTCcgcttccacctctgcctccgaaGAGAATCCATTCCCCAGGGAGTCCCATGGCCCAGCTCCCAGCCCCGGCTCCCTGTCTGATGACAGCAGTTCAGTGGACAGCGACGATAGCATCGAACTGGAGATTAGGAAGTTTTTGGCGGAAAAGGCCAAGGAGTCAGTGAGCAGTTCAGAAGTTCAGGCAGAGGGCCCCACCGCTCTTGGGACAGGGGGCCCAGCCAGGCCAGAGGTGCTGTGCAGGAAGGAGCCGGCCCCACCGCCTGGCGTGTGCACGCGGAGCCAGAGGGCCAGAGGGGTCCCACATCTGGCTGAAGGGCTTCGAGGCACAGAGAGCGCAGGAGCACAGGGCACAGCCGGTCTGTTCAGCCAGGGCGGGAAGGGGCTCCCTGCTGCTCCTGCCCGAGGGGATCCGGCGCCGCCCAGGAGCAACAGTGGCGGTGTCTCCGCCAAGGGGCTCTCAGTAAGCAGGAGAAATGTTTACATTCACAAAGACCAGAGCCCACGAGGGGCTGAGCCTGCTGCCAGAAGTGCTTTTGGTCAGCTGCCCAGCTGTGCTACAGTGGGCACTGAGGCAGGAGGTGCCAGAGGAACCTTTCACATGGGCTGCGGGAGCCCGAGCTTCCTGACCCCCAGCCCGGGAGCTGAGAGGGACGCTGCAGCCCAGGCCGACCGCGCACCGCCCTGGAGCGACTTCGCCCACCAGAGTCGGCTGCCCAGCCCGTGGGTGCTGCGCTCCGAAGGCAGAGATGCAGTGTGGAGGGGGGGTGTCGGGAGCGAGAGAGACAAGGGGTCCGAGGGCCCTGCCCGGGGCCTGCCCAGCCTGCCCCTTGCGGGCTTCTCGCCGCTGCTGTCCACCCAGCTCTTCCACTTTGGAAAGGGTGTCTCCTGGGGGGGCAGGCAGGCTGGCCTCTTCAGCCCCCACCTGGGGCTGCCTCTGCAGGGCCCCTCCTTCTCGGCCTTCAGGGAGGCCCAGGCCGGACCCAGCCCTGTCTTTGGAAGCCCACACTTGCTGGCAAAGAAGGACGGCGGCCCTTGGCCAAGCAGGAAGGCACAGACAGGGCTGAGTTTGCACGACAGGAGGAGCTCGGGCTCGGAGGAAAGCATTTTAGACCTGAGGTATCGACGAAGGGCCATCAACAGGGATGACCAGGAGCAGGACGCCTTGGGCAGTGACGCCAGTGACTTCAGCGACACCTCCACGGAGGACAGTGGCGGCAGCTCAGTAGTGAAGGTCTAA